A genomic region of Rhodococcus pyridinivorans contains the following coding sequences:
- a CDS encoding acylphosphatase — MSAPADVERLTAWVHGRVQGVGFRWFTRARALELGLVGHATNHPDGRVMVVAEGPRPALEQLLAWLRSGDTPGEVRLVVESWDPARGDLDGFVER; from the coding sequence ATGAGCGCCCCCGCAGACGTCGAACGGCTCACGGCGTGGGTGCACGGCCGCGTCCAGGGGGTCGGTTTCCGCTGGTTCACGCGTGCCCGCGCACTCGAACTCGGTCTCGTCGGGCACGCGACGAATCATCCCGACGGTCGCGTCATGGTCGTGGCCGAAGGCCCCCGGCCGGCACTCGAACAGCTCCTCGCGTGGCTGCGATCCGGCGACACCCCCGGTGAGGTGCGGCTCGTCGTCGAATCGTGGGATCCCGCGCGCGGCGACCTCGACGGTTTCGTCGAACGCTGA
- a CDS encoding OsmC family protein, with protein sequence MADQTSDLPTTELWVERTGTRRYTGRSSRGAEVLIGSESVEGVFTPGELLKIALAACSGMASDFPLSRRLGDDYDATIRVSGAADRENEVYPHLEEEMILDLSELDADARDRLIALVERSVDKVCTVGRTLEAGTEVSLTITPED encoded by the coding sequence ATGGCTGACCAGACTTCCGACCTTCCCACCACCGAGCTGTGGGTCGAGCGCACCGGCACGCGCCGTTACACCGGACGCAGCTCCCGCGGCGCCGAGGTGCTCATCGGCTCGGAGAGCGTCGAGGGCGTCTTCACCCCGGGCGAGCTGCTCAAGATCGCGCTCGCCGCGTGCTCCGGCATGGCTTCGGACTTCCCGCTGTCCCGCAGGCTCGGCGACGACTACGACGCGACGATCCGCGTCTCCGGTGCCGCCGACCGCGAGAACGAGGTCTACCCGCACCTCGAGGAGGAGATGATCCTCGACCTGTCGGAGCTCGACGCAGACGCACGGGACCGCCTCATCGCCCTCGTCGAACGCTCCGTCGACAAGGTGTGCACGGTGGGCCGCACCCTCGAGGCGGGCACCGAGGTCTCGCTGACGATCACCCCCGAGGACTGA
- the pcaG gene encoding protocatechuate 3,4-dioxygenase subunit alpha encodes MSLPTDPYRPVPPLLPRAMVTRFPETPSQTGGPYVHIGLAPQQAGFDIFDNNFGNVLVTDETEGERIVLEGRVIDGTGTPVRDALLESWQANAHGRYAHPDDAQDKDLDPNFRGWGRTGGDFETGVFTIETIKPGAVTNPDGSVSAPHILLVIFARGINLGLHTRVYFEDEAGLNAEDPVLKGIEWEVRRNTLIASRSERDGRTVYTIDIRLQDTPDGGAETVFFDI; translated from the coding sequence ATGAGCCTGCCCACCGATCCCTACCGGCCCGTGCCCCCGCTGCTCCCCCGCGCGATGGTCACGCGTTTCCCGGAAACGCCCTCGCAGACCGGCGGCCCGTACGTCCACATCGGGCTCGCGCCGCAGCAGGCCGGCTTCGACATCTTCGACAACAACTTCGGCAACGTCCTCGTCACCGACGAGACCGAGGGCGAGCGAATCGTGTTGGAGGGCCGCGTCATCGACGGCACCGGCACCCCGGTGCGCGACGCCCTGCTCGAGAGCTGGCAGGCGAACGCGCACGGCCGGTACGCACATCCGGACGACGCACAGGACAAGGATCTCGATCCGAACTTCCGCGGCTGGGGACGCACCGGCGGCGACTTCGAGACGGGCGTGTTCACGATCGAGACGATCAAGCCCGGGGCCGTCACCAACCCCGACGGCTCCGTCTCGGCACCCCACATCCTGCTGGTGATCTTCGCGCGCGGAATCAACCTCGGGCTGCACACGCGGGTCTACTTCGAGGACGAGGCCGGACTCAACGCCGAGGATCCCGTCCTGAAGGGCATCGAATGGGAGGTGCGGCGCAACACCCTGATCGCGTCGCGTTCCGAGCGCGACGGACGCACCGTCTACACGATCGACATCCGGCTGCAGGACACTCCGGACGGTGGCGCCGAGACGGTCTTCTTCGACATCTGA
- a CDS encoding SMP-30/gluconolactonase/LRE family protein, translating to MGRRARSTMVAAAAAAVAVAPLAAAPAAAGPTAAAPAAAGPAATAPAAFVPAACAPRSVTTVASGLGVLENLAFDERGGLLVSDTSFVGPGALRRITPDGSVTTVLSEVTGPGGIVVDVPTVYLNVGNTTVSGLAGIADGTIDTLDLDTGERGTHGTGLVMPNGLGRLSDGSMLTSRDLGEVGLTLVPAGGGEARVVRTDLGSVNGIAVDGDTVYTVTTFENVNRLHILDARDLEGPVRSIDLPGPGLLSMPDDLTIGPDGALYIALNLAGAVLRVDPATGHSCRIAEGIPLMSSLAFGSGPGWDPNVLYTTGFDGTVRAVHPA from the coding sequence ATGGGCAGGCGTGCACGTTCGACGATGGTGGCGGCAGCAGCCGCCGCTGTGGCAGTGGCACCCCTGGCCGCAGCACCGGCGGCGGCCGGTCCCACTGCCGCAGCACCGGCGGCGGCCGGTCCCGCTGCCACAGCACCGGCGGCGTTCGTTCCGGCTGCCTGCGCACCGCGGTCCGTCACGACGGTCGCGTCGGGGCTCGGTGTCCTCGAGAACCTGGCGTTCGACGAGCGGGGCGGTCTGCTCGTCTCGGACACCTCCTTCGTCGGCCCCGGAGCGCTGCGCCGGATCACTCCCGACGGCAGCGTGACCACCGTGCTGTCCGAGGTGACCGGTCCGGGCGGCATCGTCGTCGACGTTCCCACCGTGTACCTGAACGTGGGCAACACGACCGTCTCGGGGTTGGCCGGGATCGCCGACGGCACGATCGACACGCTCGACCTCGATACGGGTGAACGCGGCACCCACGGCACCGGGCTGGTCATGCCCAACGGCCTCGGCCGGCTGTCGGACGGATCGATGCTCACCTCACGCGATCTCGGCGAGGTCGGACTCACCCTCGTGCCCGCCGGCGGTGGCGAGGCCCGCGTCGTCCGTACCGATCTCGGATCCGTCAACGGCATCGCCGTCGACGGCGACACCGTCTACACCGTGACGACCTTCGAGAACGTCAACCGGCTCCACATCCTCGACGCACGCGACCTCGAAGGACCCGTGCGCAGCATCGACCTGCCCGGGCCGGGGCTGCTCTCTATGCCCGACGACCTCACGATCGGTCCCGACGGCGCGCTGTACATCGCGCTCAACCTCGCCGGCGCGGTCCTGCGGGTCGATCCGGCGACCGGGCACAGCTGCCGCATCGCCGAGGGCATCCCACTGATGTCCTCGCTCGCCTTCGGTTCGGGACCGGGCTGGGACCCGAACGTCCTGTACACGACCGGTTTCGACGGGACGGTCCGCGCGGTGCACCCGGCCTAG
- the pcaH gene encoding protocatechuate 3,4-dioxygenase subunit beta: MSTGEYVERDHTLHPPALTPGYRTSVLRAPRNALITPKPTLSEITGPVFRSDELGALDNDLILNFSKDGLPIGERIIVHGFVKDEFGNPVEGALVEVWQANAGGRYRHKKDTYLAPIDPNFGGCGRMLTDANGYYQFRTIKPGAYPWGNSRNAWRPAHIHVSILGRGWAQRLITQLYFEGDPLIEKCPIARTIPTVDQLRSLIAQEDPASNAPFDARAYRWDITLRGRRATFFENTDLPGAPR, from the coding sequence ATGTCCACCGGCGAATACGTCGAGCGCGACCACACACTGCACCCACCCGCGCTCACCCCCGGCTACCGCACGTCGGTGCTGCGCGCACCGCGCAACGCGCTCATCACGCCGAAGCCGACCCTGTCGGAGATCACCGGACCTGTCTTCCGCAGCGACGAGCTCGGCGCCCTCGACAACGACCTGATCCTGAACTTCTCGAAGGACGGCCTGCCGATCGGTGAGCGCATCATCGTCCACGGCTTCGTCAAGGACGAGTTCGGCAATCCGGTCGAGGGCGCACTCGTCGAGGTGTGGCAGGCCAACGCCGGTGGCCGGTACCGCCACAAGAAGGACACCTATCTCGCTCCCATCGATCCGAACTTCGGCGGTTGCGGGCGGATGCTCACGGACGCGAACGGCTACTACCAGTTCCGGACGATCAAACCCGGCGCATATCCGTGGGGCAACAGCCGCAACGCCTGGCGCCCGGCGCACATCCACGTGTCGATCCTCGGCCGTGGGTGGGCGCAGCGCCTGATCACCCAGCTGTACTTCGAGGGCGACCCGCTCATCGAGAAGTGCCCGATCGCGCGGACGATCCCGACCGTGGATCAGCTCCGCAGCCTGATCGCCCAGGAGGACCCCGCCTCCAACGCGCCGTTCGACGCCCGCGCCTACCGCTGGGACATCACCCTGCGCGGTCGCCGCGCCACCTTCTTCGAGAACACCGACCTCCCGGGAGCCCCGCGATGA
- a CDS encoding LysR substrate-binding domain-containing protein — MQSAFGPSSSVPEQVRRIRLRHLRCFVTVAREGQVGRAAELLQLSQPAVTKTLNELEVLAGAKLLDRGRHGARLTAAGHRFLRYAQDVTTSLDAAVAALAGAAEPAREPLRIGALPTVAGYVLPEALAELRRVRADLDIRIRTDPNAVLLSALAAGALDVVLGRMVEPSRMVGLSFELLYAETLILVVRPGHPLAGRSVSVADTLEHPLVVATSGTVPRHATEALFERHGLRLPVGLIETLDLAVARGVVRRSDAVWITTERAARDDLADGVVRRLDLPTAGTVEPVGVLRRSADASSAEVEDFVTILRDIPVDGTWQDFLHG, encoded by the coding sequence ATGCAATCCGCGTTCGGTCCGTCCTCGTCCGTCCCGGAGCAGGTGCGACGCATCCGCCTCCGGCACCTGAGATGTTTCGTCACCGTCGCGCGCGAGGGTCAGGTCGGTCGGGCCGCCGAGCTGTTGCAGCTGAGTCAGCCGGCCGTCACGAAGACACTCAACGAGCTCGAGGTGCTCGCCGGAGCGAAACTCCTCGACCGCGGCCGACACGGTGCGCGCCTCACCGCGGCGGGTCACCGCTTCCTGCGATACGCGCAGGACGTCACCACCTCACTGGACGCAGCTGTGGCCGCACTGGCGGGAGCGGCCGAACCCGCCCGCGAGCCGCTGCGGATCGGGGCCCTACCCACCGTGGCCGGGTACGTACTCCCCGAAGCTCTGGCGGAGCTGCGCCGCGTGCGCGCCGATCTGGACATCCGGATCCGCACCGACCCCAATGCCGTCCTGCTGTCGGCGCTCGCCGCCGGCGCCCTCGACGTCGTCCTCGGGCGCATGGTCGAACCGTCCCGGATGGTGGGGCTGTCGTTCGAGCTCCTGTACGCCGAGACGCTGATCCTCGTCGTCCGGCCCGGCCACCCCCTCGCCGGGCGTTCCGTCTCCGTCGCCGACACGCTCGAACACCCCCTGGTGGTCGCGACCAGCGGAACCGTACCGCGCCACGCGACCGAGGCATTGTTCGAACGTCACGGCCTGCGACTGCCGGTCGGGCTGATCGAGACACTCGACCTCGCCGTGGCACGCGGGGTGGTGCGGCGCAGCGACGCCGTGTGGATCACCACCGAACGCGCGGCCCGGGACGACCTCGCCGACGGCGTGGTCCGGCGCCTGGACCTACCCACCGCGGGCACCGTCGAACCGGTCGGAGTGCTGCGACGCAGTGCCGACGCGTCGTCCGCCGAGGTCGAGGACTTCGTGACCATCCTGCGCGACATCCCGGTCGACGGGACATGGCAGGATTTCCTCCATGGCTGA